Proteins from a genomic interval of Afifella aestuarii:
- a CDS encoding branched-chain amino acid aminotransferase, giving the protein MAEWSKTWTFVDGDWHEGNVPLIGPRSHAMWLASMVFDGARRFESVMPDLELHCARVNASATALGLEPKVDVETMVGLAKEGAKKFDDETALYIRPMYWAEEGGFMSVPPLASSTRFCMCIYETPVLEPKGFSLTLSPYRRPTIECAPTNAKAGALYPNNGRAILEAKSRGFDNALVRDMLGNVAETGTSNIFMAKDGVVFTPAPNGTFLNGITRQRVIYLLRQAGVEVREQALTITDFMAADEIFSSGNYSKVVPVNRIEDRDLQPGPIGNRARALYWEWAHA; this is encoded by the coding sequence ATGGCTGAATGGTCGAAAACCTGGACCTTTGTGGATGGCGACTGGCATGAGGGGAACGTCCCGCTCATCGGCCCGCGCAGCCATGCCATGTGGCTCGCCTCGATGGTTTTCGACGGGGCGCGGCGCTTCGAAAGCGTGATGCCCGACCTCGAATTGCATTGCGCGCGCGTCAATGCCTCGGCCACGGCGCTCGGGCTCGAGCCGAAGGTCGACGTGGAGACGATGGTGGGGCTCGCCAAAGAGGGCGCCAAGAAATTCGACGACGAGACGGCGCTCTATATCCGGCCGATGTATTGGGCGGAGGAGGGCGGCTTCATGTCGGTGCCGCCGCTCGCCTCGTCGACGCGCTTTTGCATGTGCATTTACGAGACGCCGGTTCTGGAGCCGAAGGGCTTTTCGCTGACGCTCTCGCCCTATCGCCGGCCGACCATCGAATGCGCGCCGACGAATGCCAAGGCGGGCGCGCTTTATCCCAACAACGGGCGGGCGATTTTGGAGGCGAAGTCGCGCGGCTTCGACAATGCGCTGGTGCGCGACATGCTGGGCAATGTCGCCGAGACCGGCACGTCGAACATCTTCATGGCGAAGGACGGGGTGGTGTTCACGCCGGCGCCGAACGGCACGTTCTTGAACGGCATCACGCGCCAGCGCGTCATCTATCTTCTGCGCCAGGCGGGCGTGGAGGTGCGCGAACAGGCGCTGACGATCACCGATTTCATGGCGGCCGACGAGATCTTTTCGAGCGGCAATTATTCCAAGGTCGTGCCCGTCAATCGCATTGAGGACCGCGATCTGCAGCCTGGCCCGATCGGCAACCGGGCGCGCGCGCTCTACTGGGAGTGGGCGCACGCCTGA
- a CDS encoding cytochrome c — protein sequence MAKKLLAAVVVLAAAALVGFYVVTMPWPLAASALPAHEPDVANGERLFLAGSCASCHAAPKAEGEAKLVLSGGLELDTNFGLFRVPNISSDREAGIGSWSDIDFVNAMKRGLSPSGAHLYPAFPYTSYAKMSLTDLLDLKAYLDTLPASGNRVAYHDLPFPYSLRRGIGLWKRLYLSDAPVIAVDETDAELKRGRYLVEGPGHCAQCHAPRDAFGGLETDRWLAGAPNPEGKGRIPNITPSDDGIGGWSLSDLTYYFESGFTPDFDSVGGPMVPVQENLAKLPPEDRAAIAAYLKAIPPLSNASDGGNSGGGNGGADNTGG from the coding sequence GTGGCGAAAAAGCTTCTGGCAGCGGTCGTCGTTCTGGCGGCCGCGGCACTCGTCGGCTTCTATGTCGTAACGATGCCGTGGCCGCTCGCGGCCTCGGCGCTTCCCGCGCATGAGCCCGATGTCGCCAATGGCGAGCGCCTGTTTCTGGCGGGCAGCTGCGCCTCCTGCCATGCCGCGCCCAAAGCGGAAGGCGAGGCAAAGCTCGTGCTCTCCGGCGGGCTCGAGCTCGACACCAATTTCGGCCTCTTCCGCGTGCCGAACATTTCCTCAGACCGCGAGGCCGGCATCGGCTCCTGGAGCGACATCGATTTCGTCAATGCGATGAAGCGCGGGCTCTCGCCGTCGGGCGCGCATCTTTATCCGGCCTTTCCCTACACCTCCTATGCCAAGATGAGCCTCACCGATCTTCTCGATCTCAAGGCCTATCTCGACACGCTTCCGGCGAGCGGCAACCGCGTCGCGTACCACGATCTTCCCTTCCCCTATTCGCTGCGCCGCGGCATCGGCCTGTGGAAGCGGCTTTATCTCTCCGACGCGCCGGTGATCGCCGTCGATGAGACTGACGCGGAGCTGAAGCGCGGGCGCTATCTCGTCGAAGGCCCCGGCCATTGCGCCCAGTGCCACGCGCCGCGCGATGCGTTTGGCGGGCTTGAGACCGATCGCTGGCTCGCCGGCGCGCCGAACCCGGAAGGCAAGGGCCGCATCCCCAACATCACACCGTCCGATGACGGCATCGGCGGCTGGAGCCTTTCCGACCTCACCTATTATTTCGAAAGCGGCTTCACGCCCGATTTCGACAGCGTCGGCGGACCGATGGTGCCGGTGCAGGAAAACCTCGCCAAACTCCCGCCCGAAGACCGCGCCGCCATCGCCGCCTACCTCAAAGCCATCCCGCCCCTGAGCAACGCCAGCGACGGCGGGAACAGCGGAGGCGGGAACGGCGGCGCGGACAACACCGGAGGATAA
- a CDS encoding c-type cytochrome — protein MLRSISIALALTGASIVAFAAHAQDATPSAGGTDNPVQSRQAIMESFGASAKVGGGMIKGEIPYNPAVGQLVLATLDAGAHTFAHYFPEGSDTGDTEASPKIWQDMEGFHAKIDDLQEATTAAVKAKPQDLDAFKQTFGKVAKNCKSCHEDYRVKKD, from the coding sequence ATGCTTCGCAGCATCTCCATCGCACTTGCCCTCACCGGGGCCTCGATCGTCGCCTTCGCCGCCCATGCCCAGGACGCGACGCCCAGCGCCGGCGGCACCGACAACCCCGTCCAATCGCGCCAGGCGATCATGGAATCCTTCGGCGCCTCCGCCAAGGTCGGCGGCGGCATGATCAAGGGCGAAATCCCCTACAATCCCGCGGTCGGCCAGCTCGTCCTCGCCACGCTCGATGCCGGCGCCCACACATTCGCGCATTACTTCCCGGAAGGCTCCGACACGGGCGACACCGAGGCCTCGCCGAAGATCTGGCAGGATATGGAGGGCTTCCACGCCAAGATCGACGATCTGCAAGAGGCGACCACCGCGGCGGTGAAAGCGAAACCGCAGGATCTCGACGCCTTCAAACAGACCTTCGGCAAGGTCGCGAAGAACTGCAAATCCTGTCACGAAGATTATCGCGTGAAAAAGGACTGA